A region from the uncultured Macellibacteroides sp. genome encodes:
- a CDS encoding inorganic phosphate transporter: MTLLIIVIALGIIFDFINGFHDAANSIATIVTTRVLTPFQAVLWAAAFNFLAFFVAKYVIGEFGIADTVAKTVIREYITLPIILSGLVAAISWNLLTWRLGIPSSSSHTLIGGFAGAAIAGAGIQSIHGATIIKIASFIVLAPLIGMIISSIITIGVLWLFKNVNNRKAEKTFKRLQLVSSGLFSLGHGMNDSQKVMGIIATAMIAAGELDSVNAMPDWVPLTCFAAIGMGTMAGGWRIVKTMGSKITKVTSLEGVCAETAGATTLFITELLKIPVSTTHTITGAIMGVGAVKRLSAVRWGITINLLWAWILTIPVSAALAALIYLLIDFLGIK; this comes from the coding sequence ATGACGCTACTTATTATTGTTATAGCATTAGGAATAATATTCGATTTTATCAACGGATTTCATGATGCAGCCAATTCAATAGCCACGATTGTAACAACACGTGTGCTTACCCCCTTTCAGGCGGTTCTTTGGGCAGCTGCTTTTAATTTTCTTGCCTTTTTTGTTGCTAAGTATGTGATTGGCGAATTTGGTATTGCAGATACTGTGGCTAAAACAGTAATACGTGAATACATAACGCTGCCAATCATTCTCTCCGGACTTGTTGCAGCAATCAGCTGGAACCTGCTTACCTGGCGTCTTGGAATCCCTTCTTCCTCCTCGCATACGCTTATCGGAGGATTTGCGGGAGCTGCCATCGCAGGAGCCGGAATACAATCCATACATGGAGCAACCATCATTAAGATTGCTTCATTTATTGTATTAGCTCCACTTATCGGGATGATAATTTCTTCCATCATTACCATCGGAGTACTATGGCTGTTCAAAAACGTAAATAACCGCAAAGCAGAAAAGACTTTCAAGCGATTGCAATTGGTCTCGTCCGGGTTATTCAGTCTCGGACATGGAATGAACGACTCGCAGAAAGTAATGGGTATTATTGCCACTGCAATGATCGCTGCAGGCGAACTTGATTCAGTCAATGCGATGCCTGACTGGGTCCCTTTAACCTGCTTCGCAGCCATCGGTATGGGAACCATGGCCGGAGGATGGCGCATTGTAAAAACAATGGGAAGCAAAATCACGAAGGTTACTTCTCTTGAAGGAGTATGTGCGGAAACTGCCGGTGCAACAACGCTTTTCATTACCGAACTTCTTAAAATTCCTGTGAGTACAACTCACACCATTACAGGTGCTATTATGGGGGTAGGCGCTGTAAAAAGACTATCAGCCGTTCGCTGGGGTATTACCATTAATCTGCTTTGGGCATGGATACTTACCATTCCAGTGAGTGCCGCTCTGGCTGCGCTCATTTATCTGTTGATAGATTTTTTGGGGATTAAGTAA
- a CDS encoding DUF47 family protein: MKINTLLSVFAPKDVKFFPLLDEATSILVQSSVLLKELFSTNNEERRTELCRLIKVEEVKGDKVAGKTFKALNDTFITPFDREDIHELADILDDIIDIINRCAHKVLLYSPQTLNINSEILADIIYKGCIEVQSAVNELQNMKKTDAQLRNHCKEIKRLEQEADVVYEKAIMSLFKEETSSVELIKMKEIIQELEKTVNKINSTGKVIKSILVKYA; the protein is encoded by the coding sequence ATGAAAATTAATACTCTGTTAAGCGTATTCGCTCCTAAAGATGTTAAGTTTTTTCCTTTGCTAGATGAAGCAACCTCTATCCTTGTACAATCATCCGTTCTTTTGAAAGAACTATTCTCGACCAATAACGAAGAACGGAGAACTGAATTATGCCGGTTGATAAAAGTAGAAGAGGTTAAAGGAGATAAAGTAGCAGGAAAAACTTTCAAAGCATTAAACGATACCTTTATCACCCCCTTCGACAGGGAAGATATTCATGAACTGGCAGATATTCTGGACGATATAATTGATATAATTAACCGCTGCGCGCATAAAGTACTTCTTTACTCTCCGCAGACCCTAAACATCAACTCGGAAATTCTGGCGGATATCATTTATAAGGGATGTATTGAAGTACAGAGTGCTGTGAACGAATTGCAGAACATGAAAAAGACAGACGCTCAGCTTCGGAATCATTGCAAGGAGATCAAAAGGCTGGAACAAGAAGCAGACGTCGTATACGAAAAAGCAATCATGAGTCTTTTCAAGGAAGAGACAAGTTCGGTCGAACTCATTAAAATGAAAGAAATTATACAAGAGCTTGAAAAAACTGTGAATAAAATAAACAGTACCGGAAAGGTAATCAAGTCCATCTTAGTAAAATACGCCTGA
- the ychF gene encoding redox-regulated ATPase YchF, which produces MALQCGIVGLPNVGKSTLFNCLSNAKAQSANFPFCTIEPNVGVITVPDERLTILAELVHPHRIVPTTVEIVDIAGLVKGASKGEGLGNKFLANIRETDAILHVLRCFDDDNITHVDGSVNPVRDKEIIDYELQLKDLETIESRISKVQKQAQTGGDKQAKMMYEVLVKYKEALEQGKSARTVTFDTKDEQKLSRELFLLTSKPVMYVCNVDEASAVGGNKYVEQVREAVKDEDAEILVVAAKIESEIAEFETYEERSMFLSEIGLEESGVARLIKSAYKLLNLDTYFTVGVQEVRAWTFLKGSKAPQCAGVIHTDFEKGFIRAEVIKYKDFIALKSEAAVKEAGKMSVEGKEYVVEDGDIMHFRFNV; this is translated from the coding sequence ATGGCATTACAATGTGGCATTGTAGGCTTACCCAACGTTGGGAAGTCTACTTTATTCAACTGTTTATCGAATGCGAAGGCCCAATCGGCTAACTTTCCGTTTTGTACAATCGAACCCAATGTGGGTGTAATTACTGTTCCCGACGAGCGTCTTACCATATTGGCCGAATTGGTTCATCCGCACCGGATTGTTCCTACAACGGTCGAGATCGTGGATATTGCTGGTCTGGTAAAAGGCGCCAGCAAAGGAGAAGGATTAGGAAACAAGTTCCTTGCAAACATTCGTGAGACCGATGCCATCCTGCATGTATTACGTTGTTTCGACGACGATAACATCACTCACGTGGACGGATCTGTGAATCCTGTGCGCGACAAGGAAATTATCGACTATGAATTGCAGCTAAAAGACCTTGAAACCATTGAGTCCCGCATATCCAAAGTGCAAAAACAGGCACAGACCGGCGGCGACAAGCAGGCGAAAATGATGTACGAGGTACTTGTAAAATATAAGGAAGCTCTTGAGCAAGGGAAAAGTGCGCGAACAGTAACTTTCGATACGAAAGATGAACAAAAGCTTTCACGCGAACTATTTCTGTTAACAAGCAAGCCGGTAATGTATGTTTGCAACGTGGATGAAGCTAGCGCAGTAGGTGGTAACAAATACGTTGAACAGGTACGCGAGGCAGTAAAAGACGAAGACGCAGAGATCCTTGTTGTAGCTGCCAAGATCGAATCCGAAATCGCGGAGTTCGAAACATATGAAGAACGTTCCATGTTCCTGTCAGAAATAGGTTTGGAAGAATCCGGCGTAGCCCGTCTAATCAAATCAGCTTATAAGCTGCTTAACCTGGACACTTATTTTACGGTAGGAGTACAGGAAGTTCGTGCCTGGACTTTCCTTAAGGGAAGCAAGGCACCTCAATGCGCAGGTGTAATCCACACCGACTTTGAGAAAGGCTTTATTCGTGCCGAAGTAATCAAATACAAAGATTTTATCGCACTGAAATCGGAAGCCGCCGTTAAAGAGGCTGGAAAAATGAGTGTGGAAGGAAAAGAATATGTGGTGGAAGATGGCGACATTATGCACTTCCGCTTTAACGTATAA
- the polA gene encoding DNA polymerase I: MKLFLIDAYALIYRSYYAFIKAPRINSKGMNTSAIFGFINILEDVLRRENPTHIAVGFDPSGPTFRHEAFEQYKAQREESPEVIRQSVPIIKDIIKAYNIPILEVPRYEADDVIGTIAKKAEQEGFEVYMMTPDKDYGQLVSEHIFMYRPKFGGDYETMGIPEVLAKYDLTSTEQVIDLLGLMGDSSDNIPGCPGVGEKTAQKLLAEFGSIDNLLVNTDQLKGALKKKIEENKEQIIFSRFLATIKIDVPIQFDAKGCIRENPDTEKLKEIYTNLEFRGFLTKLEGEAPKPVNKAPIQGDLFAIFTDEVTEEEKYSNLRDIKSTPHTYHLIDNEDKRHSLGAFLASQDYFAFDTETDSIDPLTAGLVGMSFAVKENEAWYVPVPANYDEAKKVVSHFAEALQNKKIQKIGQNIKFDMVVLRKYDVKVSGPLFDTMIAHYLLNPELHHNMDYLSETYLKYKPVSIETLIGPKGKNQLTMRDVPVEQVAEYAAEDADITLQLKNYFAPVLKKEGLESLFFDMEMPLIYVLEEIEVTGITLDIEALKQSSRTLTAALISLEEEIYALAGMPFNINSTKQVGEILFDRLQIMDKAKKTKTGNYTTNEETLEKLRSKHPIIGKLLEYRGIKKLLSTYIDSLPELINRKTGKIHTSFNQTVTATGRLSSSNPNLQNIPIRDEMGKEIRRAFTADNADCLFFSADYSQIELRIMAHLSEDPHMIEAFNSGADIHAATAAKIYNVPLEMVTSDMRRKAKTANFGIIYGISVFGLSERLTIPRGEAKELIDGYFQTYPRIKAYMDECIQLAKEKGYVETIFKRKRFLPDINSGNAVVRGYAERNAINAPIQGSAADIIKMAMVRIFGRFEEENLKSKMVLQVHDELNFNVYKDEMAKVKKIVLEEMEGAYKLRVPLIADCGEGFNWLEAH; the protein is encoded by the coding sequence ATGAAGCTTTTCCTCATAGATGCCTACGCGCTGATCTACAGATCATATTACGCCTTTATTAAAGCCCCACGTATCAACTCCAAAGGAATGAATACGTCGGCCATATTTGGTTTTATAAATATTCTCGAAGATGTGTTAAGGCGGGAAAATCCGACACACATAGCAGTGGGTTTCGATCCGTCGGGTCCAACCTTCCGCCACGAAGCCTTTGAACAATACAAAGCTCAAAGGGAAGAATCTCCCGAAGTAATCCGACAGTCGGTTCCCATTATAAAAGACATTATAAAAGCTTATAACATTCCCATACTTGAGGTTCCCCGTTATGAAGCGGATGATGTTATAGGAACAATTGCCAAAAAAGCCGAACAAGAAGGCTTCGAGGTGTACATGATGACTCCCGATAAAGACTATGGTCAGCTTGTGAGCGAACATATATTTATGTACCGCCCTAAGTTTGGCGGAGACTACGAGACTATGGGTATTCCGGAGGTGTTGGCTAAATACGACCTTACCTCCACCGAACAGGTAATAGATTTACTTGGACTCATGGGAGACTCTTCCGATAATATTCCCGGTTGTCCGGGAGTCGGAGAAAAGACAGCTCAGAAATTACTTGCCGAGTTTGGGAGCATTGACAATTTGCTGGTTAACACCGACCAACTAAAAGGAGCCCTTAAAAAGAAGATCGAAGAGAACAAAGAACAAATTATATTCTCCCGTTTTCTGGCTACCATCAAAATAGATGTTCCCATTCAATTCGATGCCAAAGGTTGCATTCGGGAAAATCCAGATACAGAAAAATTAAAGGAAATTTACACTAATTTAGAATTCAGAGGATTCCTTACTAAACTGGAAGGTGAAGCTCCCAAACCCGTAAACAAGGCTCCGATTCAAGGTGATCTCTTTGCGATATTTACGGACGAGGTTACAGAAGAAGAAAAATATTCAAATCTCAGAGACATAAAAAGCACCCCGCACACATATCATCTTATTGATAATGAAGACAAAAGACATTCGTTAGGGGCGTTTTTGGCGAGTCAGGATTATTTTGCTTTTGACACAGAGACCGACAGTATAGATCCCCTTACAGCAGGATTGGTAGGAATGTCGTTTGCCGTGAAGGAAAATGAAGCCTGGTATGTACCTGTTCCAGCAAATTACGACGAAGCTAAGAAAGTTGTCAGTCATTTTGCCGAGGCACTGCAAAATAAAAAAATTCAGAAGATCGGACAAAATATCAAATTCGATATGGTTGTACTGCGCAAGTATGATGTGAAGGTAAGCGGTCCTCTTTTCGATACCATGATTGCCCATTACCTTCTCAATCCTGAATTGCACCACAACATGGATTATTTGTCGGAAACCTATTTGAAATATAAACCGGTCTCCATAGAAACGCTGATCGGACCGAAAGGGAAAAATCAGTTGACCATGCGCGACGTTCCTGTGGAACAAGTGGCAGAATATGCAGCGGAAGATGCCGACATAACATTGCAGCTTAAAAACTACTTTGCACCAGTCTTAAAGAAAGAAGGACTTGAGTCGCTCTTCTTCGATATGGAGATGCCACTCATCTACGTGCTCGAGGAAATTGAAGTAACAGGGATTACCCTCGACATTGAAGCGCTGAAGCAATCCTCACGGACACTCACGGCAGCACTTATATCCCTCGAAGAAGAAATCTATGCGCTGGCAGGCATGCCTTTCAATATCAATTCCACCAAACAAGTGGGTGAAATACTTTTCGATCGGTTACAGATAATGGACAAGGCAAAGAAAACCAAGACCGGCAACTACACAACCAACGAAGAGACCCTTGAGAAGTTACGTTCAAAGCATCCTATAATAGGTAAACTGCTTGAGTACAGGGGTATAAAGAAACTGCTTAGCACCTACATCGACTCTTTGCCTGAACTTATTAATCGTAAAACAGGCAAGATACACACCTCGTTCAACCAAACGGTAACAGCTACAGGTAGATTGTCGTCAAGCAATCCAAACTTGCAGAACATTCCCATACGTGACGAAATGGGAAAAGAGATACGGAGAGCCTTTACGGCCGACAATGCAGATTGCCTGTTTTTCTCTGCCGACTATTCCCAAATCGAACTTCGCATTATGGCTCATCTTAGCGAAGACCCCCACATGATAGAGGCCTTCAACAGCGGAGCGGATATTCACGCGGCTACAGCAGCTAAAATATACAATGTACCATTGGAAATGGTAACAAGCGATATGCGAAGAAAGGCCAAAACCGCCAACTTCGGTATTATCTATGGAATCTCGGTATTTGGCTTATCCGAGCGCCTCACCATCCCTCGGGGTGAAGCAAAAGAACTTATTGATGGGTACTTTCAGACTTATCCGCGCATCAAAGCCTATATGGATGAATGTATTCAACTGGCAAAAGAAAAGGGATATGTGGAAACTATATTTAAACGTAAACGCTTCCTCCCGGATATTAATTCAGGGAATGCCGTTGTACGCGGATATGCCGAACGAAATGCCATCAATGCCCCTATTCAGGGAAGTGCCGCCGACATTATCAAGATGGCCATGGTACGAATATTCGGACGTTTCGAAGAAGAAAATCTGAAAAGCAAGATGGTTCTTCAGGTACATGACGAACTCAACTTTAATGTTTATAAAGACGAAATGGCAAAGGTGAAAAAGATCGTTCTGGAAGAAATGGAGGGCGCTTACAAGCTAAGAGTTCCTCTCATTGCCGACTGTGGCGAGGGTTTCAACTGGCTTGAAGCCCATTAA
- a CDS encoding polyprenyl synthetase family protein, protein MNTRSKIEEPVAKEFLQFNDEFADSLKSETRRLQSAIDQIQHAVGKHVRPLLVLLTAKACGKITDNTINVAVLLELLHTATLIHDDVIDETKERRGLPSLNAIFDNRISVLVGDYILSSALIRAIKTRNLQIISIVSNLGRDLSEGEIKQLETAEESIVDEEAYMQVIKKKTATLLAACTETGAICADASAEIIEKSKLFGEYLGYCFQIKDDIFDYYKNKDLGKPTGNDIREGKVTLPLLYALKTADPSAVASYMDLLRKKEFTQEQIEMLIAFAINNGGIEYATKCMKEYHAKAVEILASFPDSEAKAALILLADYIIERTK, encoded by the coding sequence ATGAATACACGTAGTAAAATAGAGGAGCCGGTAGCTAAGGAGTTTCTGCAATTTAATGATGAATTTGCTGATTCTCTTAAAAGTGAGACACGCAGATTGCAGTCGGCTATCGACCAGATCCAGCATGCAGTTGGTAAACACGTCCGTCCGTTGCTGGTGCTTCTGACAGCTAAAGCGTGTGGGAAGATTACAGATAACACGATAAATGTAGCGGTTCTGCTTGAGCTGCTTCATACCGCGACGTTGATTCATGACGATGTAATCGATGAAACCAAGGAAAGGAGAGGTTTACCTTCTCTGAATGCGATTTTTGATAACCGCATTTCTGTGTTGGTTGGCGATTATATTCTTTCTTCTGCACTTATCCGCGCCATTAAAACCCGCAATCTTCAGATTATATCCATTGTTTCCAATCTTGGACGCGATCTTTCTGAAGGGGAGATCAAACAACTGGAGACTGCCGAAGAATCTATCGTGGATGAAGAGGCGTATATGCAGGTAATTAAAAAGAAGACGGCTACCTTGTTGGCCGCCTGTACGGAAACTGGAGCCATTTGTGCCGATGCATCTGCCGAAATTATCGAAAAAAGTAAGCTCTTTGGCGAATATCTTGGTTACTGTTTTCAGATAAAGGATGATATTTTCGACTATTATAAAAATAAAGACTTAGGAAAACCTACCGGAAATGATATTCGTGAAGGAAAAGTTACCTTACCATTGCTTTATGCTTTAAAAACGGCTGATCCTTCTGCTGTTGCCTCGTACATGGATTTGTTGCGTAAAAAGGAATTCACGCAGGAACAGATAGAAATGCTTATAGCCTTTGCTATTAATAATGGTGGGATAGAGTATGCCACCAAATGTATGAAAGAATATCATGCCAAAGCTGTTGAAATTCTTGCGAGCTTTCCGGATTCAGAAGCGAAAGCGGCCTTGATTTTACTTGCAGATTATATTATAGAACGTACAAAATAA
- the deoC gene encoding deoxyribose-phosphate aldolase, translating to MDKYQEAFSKYAAPLPDEKISAQVNALIEKNSQANFTPEVLKVIHGCIDLTSLTSLDSKESIWKLVDSVNDFEGTRPDVPNVAAICTYPLFIDTVKQALTAQDVAIASVAGGFPSSQTFTEIKIAETALAVADGADEIDVVMNLGYFMEENYEELSEELSELKDTCRDSKLKVILETGALATANNIQRATVMALYSGADFIKTSTGKGYPGATPEAVFTICETIRAYHTLTGKKVGIKIAGGVRTAEEAVQYYTIVKEKLGEDWLNKELFRIGASSLVKDIENRLGK from the coding sequence ATGGACAAGTATCAGGAAGCATTCAGTAAATACGCGGCTCCCCTACCCGACGAAAAAATATCGGCTCAGGTAAATGCCCTAATAGAAAAGAATTCTCAGGCAAACTTTACGCCTGAAGTTTTAAAAGTAATCCACGGATGCATCGATTTAACCTCGTTAACCAGTCTCGACAGCAAAGAGAGCATATGGAAACTGGTAGATAGCGTAAACGATTTCGAAGGAACTCGTCCAGACGTTCCCAATGTGGCGGCAATTTGTACCTATCCCCTTTTTATTGATACCGTAAAACAGGCCCTGACTGCGCAAGACGTAGCCATTGCATCAGTTGCAGGAGGATTCCCTTCATCTCAGACTTTCACCGAAATAAAGATTGCCGAAACAGCGTTAGCGGTAGCAGACGGTGCAGATGAAATAGATGTTGTAATGAATCTCGGCTACTTTATGGAAGAAAATTACGAGGAACTATCGGAGGAACTTTCAGAACTGAAAGATACATGCAGGGATTCGAAACTAAAGGTAATTCTGGAGACAGGCGCATTGGCTACAGCCAACAACATTCAACGGGCTACTGTAATGGCTCTTTACAGCGGAGCCGATTTCATTAAAACTTCAACAGGAAAAGGATATCCGGGAGCTACACCTGAAGCAGTATTTACAATCTGTGAAACCATCCGTGCCTACCATACATTAACTGGTAAGAAAGTGGGAATTAAAATTGCCGGAGGCGTACGTACCGCAGAAGAAGCTGTTCAATATTATACCATTGTTAAGGAGAAACTGGGTGAAGATTGGTTGAATAAAGAACTGTTCCGTATAGGAGCAAGCAGCCTTGTCAAAGATATCGAAAACCGTTTGGGAAAATAA
- a CDS encoding nucleotide pyrophosphohydrolase, whose protein sequence is MENITIQDAQKLVDNWIKTYGVRYFNELTNMTILTEEVGELARIMARTYGEQSFKESDKNHDLGDEMADVLWVLLCLANQTGVDLTEAFRKNLEKKTTRDKERHKNNSKL, encoded by the coding sequence ATGGAAAATATTACCATTCAAGACGCCCAGAAACTAGTGGATAATTGGATTAAAACCTATGGTGTCCGCTATTTTAACGAGCTTACAAATATGACTATTCTTACCGAAGAAGTAGGCGAACTTGCGCGAATCATGGCTCGCACCTATGGCGAACAATCCTTTAAGGAAAGCGACAAAAACCATGATTTAGGCGATGAAATGGCAGATGTTCTATGGGTATTACTCTGCCTTGCAAATCAAACAGGTGTAGATCTGACGGAAGCATTTCGCAAAAATCTGGAAAAGAAAACGACAAGAGATAAGGAAAGACATAAAAACAATTCAAAATTATAG
- the dtd gene encoding D-aminoacyl-tRNA deacylase produces MRTVIQRVKHASVTIDGKVKSEIGSGLLVLLGIEDRDTEEDVVWLTKKVVNLRIFDDENGVMNRSVVETNGDILVISQFTLHASTKKGNRPSYIKASKPDKAIPMYESFCEEMGLELGKPVGTGIFGADMKVALLNDGPVTIVIDSQNKE; encoded by the coding sequence ATGAGAACAGTTATACAACGGGTAAAGCATGCTTCAGTTACCATCGATGGAAAGGTAAAATCCGAAATTGGAAGTGGACTGTTGGTCCTGTTAGGAATAGAAGACAGGGACACTGAAGAAGACGTCGTTTGGCTTACTAAAAAGGTGGTTAATCTACGGATATTCGACGATGAAAACGGCGTAATGAACCGCTCTGTCGTAGAAACAAACGGGGATATACTGGTTATAAGTCAGTTTACACTGCACGCGTCGACCAAAAAAGGGAACCGTCCATCATACATTAAAGCTTCCAAACCCGACAAAGCCATACCAATGTATGAGTCATTTTGCGAAGAAATGGGGCTTGAACTTGGCAAACCTGTTGGTACAGGAATATTTGGAGCAGACATGAAGGTAGCATTACTTAACGACGGACCGGTTACAATCGTTATCGACTCTCAAAACAAAGAATAA
- the uvrC gene encoding excinuclease ABC subunit UvrC, whose product MTKERDTNFSSLLAILPEKPGCYQYYDEKGTIIYVGKAKNLKRRVNSYFNKEHDNNKTRVLVKHIRDIKYIVVDTEEDALLLENNLIKEYHPRYNVLLKDDKTYPSIVIKNEYFPRVFQTRNIVRDGSQYFGPYPSLFTAKVMLHLIKELYPIRTCKYPLTPESIAQGRYKVCLEYHIKRCLGPCEGLQSSADYNRNIGEIKEILKGNISTVSKILYDEMQQLASELRFEEAQKVKERYLAIENYRSKSTVVTPSLHNIDVFSFDENERSAYINYLHIGNGAIVQAYTFEYKKRLDEAKEELLGLGIIEMRTRFKSQAREIIVPFLPDIELMSQVSFFIPQKGDKKKLLDLSLQNVKQFKVDRLKQAEKLNPEQRTTRILSTMQKDLHMHELPMHIECFDNSNIQGTNPVAACVVFKKAKPAKKDYRHFHIKTVEGPDDFASMIEVVTRRYTRLKEEEAPLPQLIIIDGGKGQLNAATEVLRELDLLGKITIVGLAKRLEEIFFPGDPIPLILDKNSETLKVIQQLRDEAHRFGITFHRSLRSKKQTISELDLIKGIGEKTKVVLLKQYKSVKRIREASQEELRQLIGVAKTNVLLEGLKIIKEK is encoded by the coding sequence ATGACAAAAGAAAGGGATACAAATTTCTCGTCTCTATTGGCAATACTTCCCGAAAAACCGGGATGTTATCAATACTACGATGAAAAGGGAACAATTATATATGTCGGAAAAGCAAAGAACCTGAAACGACGGGTTAATTCCTACTTTAACAAAGAACACGACAATAATAAGACGAGGGTGCTTGTAAAACACATCCGGGATATTAAATATATTGTCGTAGATACGGAAGAAGATGCCCTTTTGCTTGAGAATAATCTGATCAAAGAGTATCACCCAAGGTATAATGTACTGCTTAAAGACGACAAAACCTACCCTTCCATCGTTATCAAGAACGAGTATTTTCCCCGAGTATTTCAAACAAGAAATATCGTTCGGGACGGATCTCAATACTTTGGTCCGTATCCATCGTTATTTACAGCAAAGGTCATGCTTCATCTGATTAAAGAATTATATCCAATTCGCACTTGCAAATACCCGTTAACACCCGAATCCATCGCTCAGGGAAGATATAAAGTTTGCCTGGAGTATCACATTAAACGCTGCCTGGGTCCATGTGAGGGGCTTCAAAGTTCGGCAGACTACAATCGAAATATAGGAGAAATCAAAGAAATTTTAAAGGGAAACATCTCGACAGTAAGTAAAATACTCTACGATGAAATGCAGCAACTTGCCTCCGAACTTCGTTTCGAAGAAGCACAAAAGGTAAAAGAGCGCTACCTTGCCATAGAAAATTACAGATCAAAATCAACCGTAGTAACCCCTTCTTTGCACAACATCGACGTGTTTTCTTTCGATGAAAACGAACGTTCAGCCTATATCAACTACCTTCACATCGGAAACGGAGCCATTGTACAAGCCTATACCTTCGAGTACAAAAAACGGTTAGATGAGGCTAAAGAAGAGTTATTAGGACTAGGGATAATTGAAATGCGTACCCGATTTAAGAGTCAGGCACGCGAAATAATCGTACCTTTTCTTCCGGATATAGAGCTTATGAGCCAGGTTTCCTTCTTTATTCCTCAAAAAGGAGACAAGAAAAAACTGCTGGATCTGTCCCTTCAAAACGTTAAACAGTTTAAAGTCGACAGGCTAAAACAGGCTGAAAAGCTGAATCCGGAACAACGCACCACGCGCATCCTAAGTACCATGCAAAAAGACCTGCACATGCATGAATTACCAATGCATATTGAGTGTTTCGACAACTCAAACATCCAGGGAACAAATCCAGTAGCAGCCTGCGTTGTATTTAAAAAAGCCAAACCGGCAAAGAAAGATTATCGACACTTTCATATTAAAACAGTGGAAGGTCCGGACGATTTTGCATCCATGATAGAAGTTGTTACCCGCCGTTATACCCGATTAAAGGAAGAAGAGGCTCCCCTTCCCCAACTAATCATCATTGACGGTGGAAAAGGACAGCTTAATGCCGCAACCGAAGTACTACGGGAACTGGACTTGCTTGGCAAAATTACCATTGTAGGATTAGCAAAACGGCTCGAAGAAATCTTCTTTCCGGGTGATCCTATCCCCTTAATCCTGGATAAAAATTCGGAAACACTGAAAGTAATACAGCAATTACGAGACGAAGCGCACCGATTCGGAATAACTTTCCACCGTTCGCTTCGAAGCAAAAAGCAGACTATTTCCGAATTAGATCTAATAAAAGGGATCGGGGAAAAGACAAAAGTTGTACTTTTGAAGCAATACAAAAGTGTAAAGCGAATTCGCGAGGCATCGCAAGAAGAGCTCAGGCAACTGATTGGAGTGGCCAAAACAAACGTATTGCTTGAAGGATTAAAGATAATAAAAGAGAAATAG